One Pieris rapae chromosome 7, ilPieRapa1.1, whole genome shotgun sequence genomic window carries:
- the LOC110994644 gene encoding uncharacterized protein LOC110994644 isoform X2 yields MKSTVYELIWCWAILNIFMIVHGDLLGSRCRLSSDCRVSNAQCIRGSCTCQPYFAQVDNATCLESTLLGSECVVSEQCTLKVAYSACLDGVCRCTDGHLQFRKHTCLSPAPPSHVCYMNEHCRLWDKDSHCEFVIPNLFGRCSCNSYFKQSGNKCLPIKLTAYATEAVIAEQDTVNDSSDNSNNYEAASLKDPSGQASLVVASEDVKPSKLPMFTSKNDVLSTQEDSPLMQAVMKVPFVEQAKRLPVSNRKDGESNELKVDEMIANLHANDQPVYRVVTQPSIDKKSNKKSGSKENAKQKGHQKKSSLKDKQRVRADGVAKLDLGPVSLGMPCYVDSQCQKVDPNTQCVNKRCDCMYRTNSTAACSARNRGCLPGTFQCRSTGACISWYFVCDGRKDCPDGSDEKCLDGMGERCPMHAFRCGGPGSPCVSRASRCDGTPQCPGGEDERNCKATRRKGCPRHTFRCNSGECLPEYEFCNAIISCKDASDEPPHLCNEQSRWRAADFCPLRCGNGRCRSTAVACSGRDGCGDNSDEIACSVCRCPLAPEAP; encoded by the exons atAGTGCATGGTGACTTGCTCGGATCGCGATGTCGTCTCAGCTCAGACTGCAGGGTGTCCAATGCGCAGTGTATAAGAGGCTCCTGCACCTGTCAACCTTACTTCGCACAAGTTGACAACGCCACTTGTCTTGAAT CAACTCTCCTCGGTTCAGAGTGTGTGGTCTCCGAACAGTGTACGCTGAAAGTTGCGTACAGTGCGTGCTTGGACGGCGTCTGCCGTTGCACCGATGGCCATTTGCAATTCAGAAAACACACATGCCTCTCAC CCGCTCCACCATCCCATGTCTGCTACATGAACGAACACTGCCGCCTTTGGGACAAGGATAGCCATTGTGAATTTGTGATACCGAACCTCTTTGGAAGATGTTCTTGCAATTCTTATTTCAAACAATCCGGAAATAAATGCCTTCCAATTAAACTAACAGCGTATGCTACAGAGGCGGTTATTGCAGAGCAAGACACAGTCAATGATTCGAGTGACAATTCAAATAACTATGAAGCAGCCAGCTTAAAAGACCCTTCCGGACAAGCCAGCTTAGTCGTCGCATCCGAAGATGTGAAACCAAGTAAACTGCCAATGTTTACAAGCAAGAATGATGTTCTAAGCACTCAAGAGGATAGCCCGCTGATGCAAGCCGTTATGAAAGTACCATTTGTTGAACAAGCGAAACGTCTACCAGTATCCAATAGGAAGGATGGAGAATCTAATGAACTTAAAGTTGATGAAATGATTGCGAATCTACATGCAAATGATCAGCCAGTTTATAGAGTTGTTACACAACCGTCGATCGATAAGAAGTCCAACAAAAAGAGTGGTTCTAAAGAAAATGCAAAACAGAAAGGGCATCAGAAGAAATCGTCACTCAAAG ATAAGCAACGCGTAAGGGCAGATGGAGTGGCTAAGCTGGACCTGGGGCCAGTTTCCTTGGGTATGCCTTGTTACGTTGACAGCCAATGCCAGAAGGTTGATCCTAACACACAGTGCGTGAACAAACGCTGTGACTGCATGTACCGTACCAATTCCACTGCTGCATGCTCTGCAAGAAATAGGGGCTGTCTTCCGGGAACTTTCCAA TGTAGATCCACTGGCGCCTGTATCAGCTGGTACTTCGTGTGCGATGGGAGGAAGGACTGCCCTGACGGCTCTGACGAGAAATGCTTAG ACGGCATGGGCGAACGCTGTCCGATGCATGCGTTCCGTTGCGGCGGACCCGGTTCGCCTTGCGTGTCCCGCGCGTCACGGTGTGACGGGACGCCACAGTGTCCCGGAGGAGAGGATGAGAGGAACTGCAAGGCGACTAGGCGTAAAGG TTGTCCACGTCACACATTCCGTTGCAACTCGGGCGAATGCCTCCCTGAGTACGAGTTCTGTAATGCTATCATTTCCTGCAAAGACGCGTCAGACGAACCACCTCATCTATGTAATGAACAATCTAG ATGGCGCGCAGCAGACTTCTGCCCGCTCCGCTGTGGTAATGGACGATGTCGAAGCACAGCCGTGGCTTGCTCGGGCCGGGATGGTTGTGGGGATAACAGTGACGAGATAGCCTGCTCAGTCTGCA gaTGTCCATTAGCACCAGAAGCACCTTGA
- the LOC110994644 gene encoding uncharacterized protein LOC110994644 isoform X1, with protein sequence MKSTVYELIWCWAILNIFMIVHGDLLGSRCRLSSDCRVSNAQCIRGSCTCQPYFAQVDNATCLESTLLGSECVVSEQCTLKVAYSACLDGVCRCTDGHLQFRKHTCLSPAPPSHVCYMNEHCRLWDKDSHCEFVIPNLFGRCSCNSYFKQSGNKCLPIKLTAYATEAVIAEQDTVNDSSDNSNNYEAASLKDPSGQASLVVASEDVKPSKLPMFTSKNDVLSTQEDSPLMQAVMKVPFVEQAKRLPVSNRKDGESNELKVDEMIANLHANDQPVYRVVTQPSIDKKSNKKSGSKENAKQKGHQKKSSLKDKQRVRADGVAKLDLGPVSLGMPCYVDSQCQKVDPNTQCVNKRCDCMYRTNSTAACSARNRGCLPGTFQCRSTGACISWYFVCDGRKDCPDGSDEKCLGTGKDGMGERCPMHAFRCGGPGSPCVSRASRCDGTPQCPGGEDERNCKATRRKGCPRHTFRCNSGECLPEYEFCNAIISCKDASDEPPHLCNEQSRWRAADFCPLRCGNGRCRSTAVACSGRDGCGDNSDEIACSVCRCPLAPEAP encoded by the exons atAGTGCATGGTGACTTGCTCGGATCGCGATGTCGTCTCAGCTCAGACTGCAGGGTGTCCAATGCGCAGTGTATAAGAGGCTCCTGCACCTGTCAACCTTACTTCGCACAAGTTGACAACGCCACTTGTCTTGAAT CAACTCTCCTCGGTTCAGAGTGTGTGGTCTCCGAACAGTGTACGCTGAAAGTTGCGTACAGTGCGTGCTTGGACGGCGTCTGCCGTTGCACCGATGGCCATTTGCAATTCAGAAAACACACATGCCTCTCAC CCGCTCCACCATCCCATGTCTGCTACATGAACGAACACTGCCGCCTTTGGGACAAGGATAGCCATTGTGAATTTGTGATACCGAACCTCTTTGGAAGATGTTCTTGCAATTCTTATTTCAAACAATCCGGAAATAAATGCCTTCCAATTAAACTAACAGCGTATGCTACAGAGGCGGTTATTGCAGAGCAAGACACAGTCAATGATTCGAGTGACAATTCAAATAACTATGAAGCAGCCAGCTTAAAAGACCCTTCCGGACAAGCCAGCTTAGTCGTCGCATCCGAAGATGTGAAACCAAGTAAACTGCCAATGTTTACAAGCAAGAATGATGTTCTAAGCACTCAAGAGGATAGCCCGCTGATGCAAGCCGTTATGAAAGTACCATTTGTTGAACAAGCGAAACGTCTACCAGTATCCAATAGGAAGGATGGAGAATCTAATGAACTTAAAGTTGATGAAATGATTGCGAATCTACATGCAAATGATCAGCCAGTTTATAGAGTTGTTACACAACCGTCGATCGATAAGAAGTCCAACAAAAAGAGTGGTTCTAAAGAAAATGCAAAACAGAAAGGGCATCAGAAGAAATCGTCACTCAAAG ATAAGCAACGCGTAAGGGCAGATGGAGTGGCTAAGCTGGACCTGGGGCCAGTTTCCTTGGGTATGCCTTGTTACGTTGACAGCCAATGCCAGAAGGTTGATCCTAACACACAGTGCGTGAACAAACGCTGTGACTGCATGTACCGTACCAATTCCACTGCTGCATGCTCTGCAAGAAATAGGGGCTGTCTTCCGGGAACTTTCCAA TGTAGATCCACTGGCGCCTGTATCAGCTGGTACTTCGTGTGCGATGGGAGGAAGGACTGCCCTGACGGCTCTGACGAGAAATGCTTAGGTACTGGTAAAG ACGGCATGGGCGAACGCTGTCCGATGCATGCGTTCCGTTGCGGCGGACCCGGTTCGCCTTGCGTGTCCCGCGCGTCACGGTGTGACGGGACGCCACAGTGTCCCGGAGGAGAGGATGAGAGGAACTGCAAGGCGACTAGGCGTAAAGG TTGTCCACGTCACACATTCCGTTGCAACTCGGGCGAATGCCTCCCTGAGTACGAGTTCTGTAATGCTATCATTTCCTGCAAAGACGCGTCAGACGAACCACCTCATCTATGTAATGAACAATCTAG ATGGCGCGCAGCAGACTTCTGCCCGCTCCGCTGTGGTAATGGACGATGTCGAAGCACAGCCGTGGCTTGCTCGGGCCGGGATGGTTGTGGGGATAACAGTGACGAGATAGCCTGCTCAGTCTGCA gaTGTCCATTAGCACCAGAAGCACCTTGA